The Phormidium sp. PBR-2020 DNA segment TGGAATCAGGTTTTAGAACGGTTGCAAGGACAACTAAGCCAACCCACGTTTGAGACTTGGATTCAGACGGCGCGAGTTGAGTCCTTACAGGGGAATCGCTTACTCTTGCGGGCCCCGAATCCGTTTGCGTTGAATTGGCTGCAAAAGCATTATTTAACGACCATTACTGAGGTGGTGCGTGAAATTTTGGGGGATGAGGTGACGATTGAACTCTGTAGCGATCGCACCGGAGATGTGGAGGAACAGCAACTCAGTTGGTCGCCTCAAGTTGCGCCCCCGGAACCAAAATCCCAGACGAAACCGCCAGAATTGAATCCTAAAAATGTCTTTTCTCGCTTTGTGGTGGGTTCAAATAATCGCATGGCCCATGCGGCGGCGTTAGCGGTGGCGGAGTATCCGGGGCGAGAGTTTAATCCCTTATTTTTATGTGGGGGAGTGGGGTTAGGGAAAACACATTTAATGCAGGCGATCGGTCATTATCGTTTGGAGATTGACCGACAATCTCGGGTGTTTTATGTGTCAACCGAGCGGTTTACCAATGATTTGATTAGCGCAATTCGTCAGGATCAGATGCAGGCGTTTCGGGGTCATTACCGAACAGCGGATGTGTTGCTGGTGGATGATATTCAGTTTATTGAGGGGAAAGAATACACTCAGGAGGAGTTTTTCTATACCTTTAATGCGTTGCATGAGGTAGGGAAACAAATTGTCATCGCCAGCGATCGCCCACCCCATCAAATCCCGCAACTTCAGGAACGGCTCTGTTCTCGCTTTTCGATGGGTTTAATTGCCGATATTCAGCCCCCCGATTTAGAGACTCGCATGGCGATTTTACAGAAGAAAGCCGAATATGAGAATATGCGCCTTCCTCGGGAGGCGATCGAATATATTGCGTCTCGCTATACCTCTAATATCCGGGAATTGGAGGGAGCGTTAATTCGTGCGGTGGCCTATATTTCCATTTCGGGTTTACCGATGACCGTGAAAAATTTAGCACCTGTCTTGAGTTCTCACACGGAGAAAGTGGAAGCATCGCCACCGGTGGTGATGCGGGTTGTGGCGGAGGTGATGGGGATTTCGGTGGAGGATTTAAAAGGTTCGTCGCGGCGTCGGGAGATTTCCCAAGCGCGTCAGGTGGCGATGTATTTAATGCGTCAACATACGGATTTGAGTTTACCGAAGATTGGCGAAGTGTTTGGGGGCAAAGACCATACGACAGTGCTATATAGTTGCGACAAGGTGGCGCAACGGCGGGAGAACGACCCCCAGTTGGCGCAATTGTTACTGCAACTGGGCGATCGCATTAATTTGGCGAGTCATTAAGGGGGATTAATCGGGGAAGCGATCGATTAACTCCTCACGGGAGAGTTGTAAGAGGAGGGGCATTAACTCGCTGGAGGGACGGCGAATCATCCGGTCTAGGATGGCGTTGAGTTCGTCGTCTAGGGGACCGAAACGGGCTTCTAGGAGGCTGGCGATCGCCTCCCGCCGTTCTTGTTCTCGTCCCCGTTCAAGACCTCGTTCAAGACCTCGTTCAAGACCTTGCTCAAGACCTCGTTCAAGACCTCGTTCTAAGCCAGATAGTTTTGCTTCTTCAAGTTGTTGGTCAAACAGAGGAGATAAACGCATAATTAAGTCCCTATCCTCCTGATTTAGATTGGGGTTCATTTCTAGGTTAGCCTTGAGGCGATTGAGCAGCATTAAGGCATTGCCACGAAAGGGATTACCTGGGGGGAGTTGTTCAAGTTCATCGAAGGCCTGTTCTTGGACTTGTCCCCGCCCTAAGACCCTTAGCCATAGGGTATCCCTAGTCCGAGGGAGTTGGTGAATGACGATGATCGCGCTGCGCCATTGGGCGGACAACGGATAGATGCCTTCGCCCCAATTCTCCACCTCCAGGGTAGCACCAAAGCCTTCTAAAAGAGAGGCTGAGGCGGTTGGGGTAAGAATCCAGAGGCGGGGTTGGTCTGACTCAGCGAGTGAGGTTTGCTGGCGTCGGGCTTCTCGTCGCAGTTCGGCGGAGATGACCAGGAGTTTGAGGACGCAATCGCGGATTTCGTCGGCGGTGACGGGGTTACGGTAGGGTTCGAAGATGGCGGGAGAGTGCAGGGTTCGGGCCAGGAGGCCTAGGGGTTCGGCTGAGAGACGAGGTTCAGGGTTGGGGTTAAACCAGAGGTCGATTTGACGGACTTCTCCCGCCACCCGTCGCGGTGATTGGATGGTTCCGTACGGGGTGAGGAGTTCTTCGAGGTAGTCTTTGGCAAATTGGTCGTGGATGAAACGGGTCACGGGAGTGAGGGCAGAGGGGCTGTGGGAATCATACCAGAGGCTCTACTCTCATTGGGGTGTCGTGAGGGGTTAATTTCCCTGAAAGCGATCGATTAACTCCTCACGGGAGAGTTGCATGAGCAGGGGCATTAACTCGTTGCTAGATAGGCGCAACATGGAGTCTAAACAATTGGTTAACTCCTCATCTAATGCACCAAAACGGGTTTCAAGGAGAGCGGTGATGGTCTGTTTTCGCCCTCGTTCTAAGCCCGACAGTTGAGCGGCTTCAAGTTGTTGGTCAAACAGAGGAGATAAACGCATAATTAACTCTCTATCCTCCGAGTTGGGGGTGGTGTTGGTTTCTAAGTCAGCCTTGAGGCGATTAAGCAGAATTAAGGCATTGCTGCGGAAGGGATTGTCTGGGGGAAGTTGTGCCAGGTCGTCAATGGCCTGTTGCTGAACTCGACCCCGCCCTAACACCCTCAGCCAGAGCGTATCCAGGGAACGAGGCAGTCGGTGAATGACGACAATGGCTCCTGGCAATCCTACGGGAAAGTGATAGATGCCCTCGCCCCAATTCTCTACATCTAGGGTAGCACCAAAGCTTGCTAAGAGCGGCTCAGAGGCAGTTGGGGTAAGAATCCAGAGGCGGGGTTGGTTTGACTCAGCGAGTGAGGTTTGCTGGCGTCGTGCGTCTCGTCGAACCTCGGCGGAGATGACGAGGAGTTTGAGGAGACAATCGCGGATTTCGTCGAGGGTGACGGGGTTCCGATAGGGTTCGAAGATGGCGGGAGTGTGGAGGGTTCGGGCCAGGAGTCCTAGGGGGGCCGGGGATAGGGGACATTCGGCGTTGGGGGAAAACCAAAGGTCGATTTGGCGGACTTCTCCGGCCACTCGTCGCGGTGATTGGATGGTGACCTAGGGGGTTAGGAGTTCTTCGAGGTAATCTTTGGCAAATTGGTCGTGGATGAAACGAGTCACGGGAGTGAGGGCGGGGGGGCTGTGGGGATGATATCAGAGGTTAGTCAGGGGAAGGGGGACGAGGCGGGAGGTTGCAAACGGCGCGGTCTTGGTCGGTGACGTTGGGATTATGGGTGAGGTAGGGACGCAGCCAGTCACAGGCGAGATCGATTTGTTCGTCTAAGCTGTTGACGCGCCACACCTTTACGGTTCCGTCGCGGGAAGCGGAAAGCACCTGGCGACCATCATTGCTAAATTGAGCAGTCATGACTGGACTCGAATGACCCTCAAAGGAGTGGAGAAGTTCGCCCGTCTGCACATCCCATAGCTTCACTGTTCCGTCCAAGGAAGTGGAAAGAATCTGGCGACCATCTGGGCTGACCTGGGCATTGATGACCGGACCCGAATGACCCTCAAAGGAGTGGAAGAGTTCGCCGGTCTGCACACCCCACAGCTTCACTGTTCCGTCCGAGGAAGCTGAAACTACCTGACGGCCATCACCGCTGAATCGGGCATTGATGACCCAATACGAATGACCCTCAAAGGAATGGAGGAGTTCGCCGGTCTGCACATCCCATAGCTTCACTGTTCCGTCCGAGGAAGCCGAAACCACCTGGCGTCCATCCCCACTGAATTGGACACTGTTAACCGAACCTGAATGACCATCAAAGGAGTGTAGGAGTTCGCCGGTCTGCACATCCCATAGCTTCAACGTTTCGTCGTCGGAAGTGGAAAGAATCTGGCGACCATCTGGGCTGAATTGGACACTGTCAACCGAACCTGAATGACCCTCAAAGGAGTGGAGGAGTTCTCCCGTCTGCACATCCCACAGCTTCATCGTTTCATCCCAGGAAGCCGAAACCACCTGACGACCATCACCGCTGAATCGGGCATTGATGACCGGACCTGAATGACCCTCAAAGGAATGGAGGAGTTCCCCCATCTGCACATCCCATAGCTTCATCGTTTCATCCCAGGAAGCCGAAACCACCTGGCGTCCATCGGGGCTGAATTGGACACTGTCAACCGAACCTGAATGACCCTCAAAGGAGTGGAGGAGTTCCCCCATCTGCACATCCCAGAGCTTCAACGTTCCGTCCAAGGAAGCTGAAACTACCTGGCGTCCATCGGGGCTGAATTGGACACTGTCGATCCTATTTGAATGACTATCAAAGGCATGGAGGAGTTCGCCCGTCTGCACCACATCCCATAGCTTTACCGTTCTATTCCCGGAAGTCAAAACCACCTGGCGTCCATCAGGGCTGAATTGGACACTGTCGATCCTATTTGAATGACCCTCAAGAGACTGGAGAAGTTCGCCGGTTTGCACATCCCACAGCTTCACCGTTCCGTCCGAGGAAGCCGAAACCACCTGGTGACCATCTTCGCTGAATTGGACACTGTTAACCCAATTGGAATGACCATCAAAGGCATGGAGGAGTTCGCCGGTTTGCACATCCCACAGCTTCATCGTTCTGTCTTCGGAAGCGGAAAGCACCTGGCGACCATCTTTGCTGAATTGGGCGGTCTTGACCGGACTCGAATGACCATCAAAGGCATGGAGGAGTTCGCCGGTCTGCACATCCCACAGCTTCATCGTTCCGTCAGCTGAAGCCAAAACCACCTGGCGACCATCGGGGCTGAGTAGGGCAAATATGTCCTCACCGAAATCATCCTCAAAGGAGTTTAGAAGTTCGCCGGTCTGCACATCCCACAGCTTCACGATTACCTTTTCGATTCTGTGGGAGGAAGCCGCGTCGTTTCGATAAAGAACTATCCGATAATGTAACAATGAAGATACCTGGCGACCATCTCTACTGAATTGGGGGTTGCCAACATACTCAAGAGACTGGAGAAGTTCGCCGGTCTGCACATCCCACAGCTTTACCGTTCCATCCCAGGAAGCCGAAACCACCTGGCGTCCATCGCCGCTGAATTGGACATTGTTGACCCTACCTGAATGACCCTCAAAGGACTGAAGAAGTTCGCCGGTTTGAACATCCCAAAGCTTCACGGTTTCGTCCGAGGAGGCCGAAACCACTTGGCGACCATCGTCGCTGAATTGGACATTGTTGACCTGGGCGGAATGACCTTCAAGGGACTGGAGGAGTTCCCCTGTCTGCATATCCCACAAATTCACTGTTTCGTCCGAGGAAGCCGAAAGGACTTGGCGACCATTGGGGGTGAATCGGGCAGTCGTGACCGAATCCGAATGACCCTCAAAACTATTCCTGAAGTTGATATCCCGTAAAATCTGATTGAGTCGATAGATGGGTTGAACCGTGGGATAGGTTGATGATGAGCCAACAAATTGCTGCAACTCCCGAGCATTGGCAGTTGCCGTCAAGAGGGCTTCGAGTTGCTGATGCCGCTCAAACTGTCCTGAAGCCATACGGCTTTGTCGTTCCAAACGGGTGAAAAACTTTGCTGTGCGGAACTCCCCCGTTGCCCAGGTGCTGACCCCTAAGGACACTGCCATCACCAGTCCCCCCACGGCACTGAGCCAACGGGTTCGCCGCTTGACTTGGGTTTGCTGCTGTTTCAGGGCCTCTAGGGTTTGTTCCGCCGCCAGCCGTTGTCGCCGTTCCTCCTCTAACGCCGCCAGTAAATCCGACTGACGAGAAGCTTGGATAAACTCCGCCAAATAATCATGCACTAACTGAAACCGGGGCGGTTCTCCGGGGATTTCCAACACTAACCCGGAGCCGGTGAAAATCTCCAAGACCAACCCCAAGGCTTCAGCTAAGGACAGCGGCGAAGATAATGTGCCTCCAGCGGTTGGCTGAAGTTGGGGAATGTCCTCTAATGCTTGCAATAAATCCGCTTCCCTTCGCAGGGGGCGCGTGCCTCGTTCGTCGGTCAGGAGGAGCAGAATGGCGTTGGCCAGGTCTTGCTGCTCGGGGCCACAATCGCCGACGATATCATCTAAATAGCGGCTGATTAGGGTCTGTTTTGGGCAGTCCCCTAGGGCTTTGTAATGGGGCAGAGTCCATCGTTGCTCGGACTCTAACTGAAAGCCCACAATCTGAAGCTCGATGGGGCGTACTTCTTCTGTCTCTTGACTTAAATCGGCGACGAGCTGCGATCGCAGTTCCGGAGAAAAATGGGGCGCGAGTTGGGTCAAAATGGCTAGGGTTCGCTGGGGGGAGAAGTTGCCCAATTTGTACAACATCTCTTTGTCGAGGATGTTCTGACCAATGCACTGCATGGACTCCAATTCATTGCAGGGCAACAAGCCGGTTAAGTCCGGGGTGCGCAGGGAAAACACCACCTTCAGCGCCCCCAAGTTGACCACATCACTGCACAGGTGACCGATGAAGTCAAAAAAGGCTCGCTGCTCTTGGGGACTGGGATGGGTCAGGAAAAACTCCTCAAATTGGTCAAAGATTAAAATGACCTGATGATGATGCTGGTGCAAGGCCAGGAGTTGGGCTTTGATGGCATCTAAGGGAGTTTTTCGGGCGGTGAGGGCATCTTGAGAGAGGGCATCTTGAGAGAGGGCATCTTGTAGCTGCGATCGCCAACTCTCGTACACTCGTAACAGGATGGGCATCCCCTGTCGGCCGCCGTCAAAAATATGTTGTCGCAACAGAGGCAGCAGTCCCGCATTGACTAGGGAACTTTTCCCCACCCCAGACTCCCCATGAATGACGATGATTTTATGCTGTCTGTCATGGAGTCGTTGCAGAAGTAACCGGATATCATCCCCCCGTCCCGATCGCCCAATTTCGGGGGATAATTCATCAAGACGACGACAAGGCTGGAAAATTTCCTCAAGGCGGCTGGCCCCGATAAACGATCGCGTCCCGGCGTAACGCTCGACTTGCTGAATCTGTTGGCGGGTTTGGAAGGCGTGGAGATAGTCGCGCGTGTCCTGGAAATACAACTGATGCAGGTGAACCAGTCCCTGCAACCAGAGACGGGGAAAGGGGAACCCAGCTAACCCCCGAAGACGGCGATTCACGGTCACTAAGGCGGCGATTTGCTCAGAGACTGGGGCTGGTGGTGAGGTCTGGAGGCTGAGGGCTAAGGCCGCCAATAGGCCCACCACCGCCCGCTGTTCGACGATATCGGCCAAATCCCCTAGGTTAGAGTTTGAGTCAGAGGGTTGGGCCTCCCGCAACAATTGGACGCTACAGTCAAACTCCTGTTGTGGGACGCGAATTGCTTCAGGAGAGAGAGCAGGAATGGTCGTGAGAGGACTTAAGGGCCGATGTTGGTCTTGCTTCTGTTGCGCCTGTTCTTGCCGCCAGAGGCTCACGATGCCCCGCTGAAATGCCCCCCAACTCAACCGTTGAGAGCGACCTGTCTGCCACACTTTGCCGCCTTGTTCGAGGCCTTGTTCAAGGGCCATCTCAGCTTGGTCGAGATCGTCTTCTTGCAAGGCCTGGTGACTGCGAAGTAGGGCTAAATCCGCTTGTAAATCGGGGGCCAGGGACTTTCCCAAGGCGTTGAGTTCTTGTTGAGCCAAGTCGAGGTCTTGTTGCTGTTGGGGAGACAGCAGCGGTTCCATTCCTAGCCATTGTTCGTCTGATGCCTGGGGGAGTTTTTGGAAAAATGTCTGGGTGAGGGTGGTGAGGAGATTTTGTAAGTCTTGGGATTCGGCATAAAACTGTTTAGACGTGGCCCAGCTTTCTAAGTCATTGGCCACATGAAACATCTGGGTAAAGCTGGTGTCGTTTAACCAGAGGGCGATGGGGAACGGACAGACGTGACGTAGGCGATCGCGAACCTGATTTGTGGTGGCTAAAAATCCTGGTATATCCCGCAGTTGGTTTAACCCTAGCAGTTGCAATCCCCCTTGGTCTAGCTGGGGATAGGTTTGACGAATCTGCTCAATGTCTTGCAACAGATGCTGACTGGTGGGTCGTAATCGATACTGATAGAGGGTAAATTGATGAATTTCCTGACAGGTCTGTGTCAGTTTTTGCGACCAGCGATCGCATAATGGCTCATAGTTGCACCGTACTAAAATGAGTTTAAATTCTCCCTGGGATAGGGCGATCGCCTGAGCCAATTGGTGTAGGGTTTTCTCATTGTTGGCAGCAACATCCATTGGTGTTAATAGTGAATAGTTGATAGTGAATAGTTAATAGTTAAAATTTTGACGTGGTGTTAATTGGGTTAGGATGGGTCTGGGGTTAGGTTGGGGGATTCTAGGAGGATGGGATTGACGTCAAACCAGGAGGTTCGGTCTTCTCGATATTCAAAGACCATGCGACTGCGAATGAGTTTGTTATAGCCCACTTCGTCTTGCACTTGCTTGGTTTGCCGCACTTGGTTGAGTAAGTGCCATTCTTCTTGGGAAATTGCCAGGGTCATTTCATTGCAGCGATTGGCGATTGTCCCCTCTAAGGTGGCTGCGGTGAGGGGCAGTTGCATTTCCTCTTCTAACCATTGGGCTAACAGTTGCAGTAAGTCTCGCACATGACCGCCACTGACTCGACAGAGGCGATCGAACACTGCCATACTGTCGAAGATTTCCCCCACTCGTTCGAGTCGTTGGGACTCGGTTAAGTCAGGAAAGGCGCGGGCTAAGACCATTTGTTTGAGTTTTTCTAATCCCTCCAGACAGTCCTCTCCCGTCCGTCGTTTCAGGGCAATCATGGGTAAACATTCCGGTTGATAGTGAAACCGCTGGGTGAGGTTGCCAAATTCATTAGAAAAGCGCAAGCCTAGGGGCATGGTATAGATGGTATGACAGGCCAGTTGACTCAAAATATGCCCGCGATCGACAAATAAATACTCTTGCTGCAATCGCCCGGAGGGTTTCTGGCGGTTATCGAGGCGATCGAGGTTATCAACAATGACGACTAACCCGGCATAGCCTTTGGCTTTCAAACTCTCAATTCCTGGCTCAAGTAAATCTTCATTGATGGTCTTGAGTAATCCCGTAATTTGCGGATTTAGATATTGGCTTAATCGCTCGCGGATTGTGGGGTCATTTTTAGCTTTGATGGTTAATGAGGCAATGCCTGCTGACAAGGAAAAAGATTTTTTCTCAGTGTCAAATCCTCCTTTCAGGCTTGACTCTTCCCCAGGAATAGGGACACCAAATGATGCCTTGATGTCAATATCAGTCATCAGAACTTCTGTGGTTCTTTCAAGCAAGCGTCGTAACCCTTTTGCCTCAGGCTCGGTGATTTTTTCTAAGGTTTGACTAACTCGTCTCGCAACAATCAGCAGAACATCCACCACATCGACATCTGCCATGTCTAAATCTTCATCGGATTCAAAATTAACCACACAAAATCCTTCAGACTCTAACTCTGCCTGCAATTTATTGAGTTCCGTGGATTTGCCGCAGCCAATATGTCCAGTAAAGAGGGAACAACTGGGCTGATCGTCTAATAAAACCGCAATGCGATGCTTGAGCCGCCGGACAATATCAACGCCTCGAACCTGGGTAAAGTCGATATAATATTTCCTATCTTCATCCCGACTTACCCTCAAGGTTTTACTGGGATTGATGGCTCGAAAGAAGGAGACATAATTCAGAGGCTTAGAGGAATCTGTCATGCTATCGAGTCGGGTTAAAATTTGAGTTTCACGGTCTCTTTTAGTATAACCAGGCTTTTTGAGCTTGTCATCCTCAAGACGACTCGGTTCAGAAAGAATCTTGGAGTCGAGTGAAAATTGAGTTGTCACAGTTCGTTCTCCCGACCTTGGCTGCGATCCCTGATATCAGCAAAGTCATCCTCTGTATAAACCAACTTTTCTTGCTCAATGACAGCTCTAAAATTCAGAACCCCTTGCCAAAAACGTTGGCTACGGCTTTTATCAAAATCCGACAGTAAATACGCCTTCATCTCTTCAAAATCGCCTCGTTGTGCTGTCCCTGCCTCCACGGTTTGTAACACCTCCTGAGCGTTGGCGGCAATTTCACTCCGCCGCGCTTCAATTCGGCGCTTATAGAGCAATTCAAATAGACGTTCTTGCTCCTCATCAGGTAACGCCTCAATCGACTCAATAATCTGTTGAAATGTCATCGTTCTACCCTCCCGTTCATGAACAAGTTTAACCGATTATGAGACAGGTTGCATCTCCGCTTAGTCGGTCTGTTGCCGATGCAGGGTAAACTGAATCAAAATCTGGAATCCCCCACATTCTCAATAGTACACCGATATTCCGAGACTTATTGATAATAATCGACCTCAACGACTGGATGGCTTGCGATCGCCGTCCCAAAAGAATTATTAAAGCTACAGACTTTTGGGGTCAAGCAAAATTTCATGAGTTCCCTCTGGCAAAAAATGAAGTGGAGCCGTTGAAAATCTTTATAAATATGGTAAAATCGTGGTGTTTTAAGTATTTCTGCTAGGTCGAGCGATCGCCCGATAAGACCCAAAATCTTCAAAAAACATCAATCACTATCTATGGTATCATCCTATCAAGGTTGGAATCTAACGGACGCAGAACGAGAAAAATATCGCCAAACCTCAAAAGCATCGAGTCAAGCGAAAGCTAAAGCGATGCGCGGGGAGGGGTTAACTCCTGTTCATGAGATTAACCATCCTAACTTAAACCCTGAAGATTTAATGCCGCAATTACCTAAACATGGCTTGCGATCGCTCTCTTTATTCAGTGGTGGAGGTGGCTTAGACTTGGGATTTGAGCGAGCCGGATTTGACCATATTGCCTCTTATGAAGTCTTAGAAGATGCTGGAAAAACCCTGAAACAGAATCGGTCAAACTGGACTGTATTTTCAGGAAAATCAGGTGATGTTCGACAGGTAGATTGGACAATCTATCGGAATCAGGTCGATGTAGTCCACGGCGGCCCTCCCTGTCAGCCGTTTTCAATTGCGGGAAGACAGCAGGGAAAAGGGGATGAACGAGATATGTTTCCTGAGTTTGTGCGGGCTATCTTGGAAATTAGACCTTCTGCTTTTGTGGCAGAAAATGTTTCGGCATTGTCGAGCAAAAAATTTAATGACTATGTTTTTAACGAAATACAAAAACCACTCTTAAAACAATATAACGTACTGCAAATTACGTTATATGCACCAGATTTTGGGATTCCTCAATCGAGAAAGCGTGTCTTTTTTGTTGGCTTCAAAGACAGAAACTTCTTTAATAAATTTGTAAAACCTGAGCCAGTTTATACCTGGGAACATCTAGTTATAAAGCGTCATCAGACAACAAGTGCATCCTCTCCAGAACAACTCAATTTATTTGAATTAGACCATCCCCAATTAAAGCCTTGTTTGGGAGTAAGAGAAGCGTTAGGACTCCCGGATATTGGTGTTGACGCTCTAGCCCCCACCCTTCGCAGTGGTTTAACCGGCCCCCGTCATACTACCTCAATTTTAAATAGTTCTTCGGCTCAAAAACTCTGGAGAACCCTCGAAATTTGGCCCAATGGTGTAGCAGCTAATCGGGAAAATGCTAGATTATTTGTTGCTAAAAATAAGCACTTTCGTCTCTCTGTTGCTGACTGTGCAATTTTGCAAGGATTTCCGGAATCTTGGCAGTTTTCTGGAGCAGTTTATATGGCATTGGGGCAAATTGGTAATGCTGTTCCTCCGCCGTTAGGTTATCAAGTAGCTTGTGCAATTCATCAGGCGTTAAAGCCATCAACCGTTCAGGGTTAGAACTCCTATAGGTTGCTAGGAGTCTGAGCCAGATACTCGGACAAGTTCTCGTAAGCGTTGAGCATGATTCTGGGTAATTTTTTCCCAGTCCTGAAAATAGGAGCCGGGAATATGGGGATTGTTTAATGTTGAGCCTCGTTGAATCAGGTAGCGACAACGATCGCGCAAAATTTCTAGCATCCGCTGATCCGAATATCCCTCGTCAAGATCCATTTTAGCTCGATAGTCATTCAAAGTATATTGACGTTTTTGTAAAGCCTTAGCATCATTAAGTGTATAGCGAGATTTTTTACCTAAAATGTCGTACAGATCAGCAAGTTTTAATCGGTCAGGAAGC contains these protein-coding regions:
- a CDS encoding AAA family ATPase, translated to MTDSSKPLNYVSFFRAINPSKTLRVSRDEDRKYYIDFTQVRGVDIVRRLKHRIAVLLDDQPSCSLFTGHIGCGKSTELNKLQAELESEGFCVVNFESDEDLDMADVDVVDVLLIVARRVSQTLEKITEPEAKGLRRLLERTTEVLMTDIDIKASFGVPIPGEESSLKGGFDTEKKSFSLSAGIASLTIKAKNDPTIRERLSQYLNPQITGLLKTINEDLLEPGIESLKAKGYAGLVVIVDNLDRLDNRQKPSGRLQQEYLFVDRGHILSQLACHTIYTMPLGLRFSNEFGNLTQRFHYQPECLPMIALKRRTGEDCLEGLEKLKQMVLARAFPDLTESQRLERVGEIFDSMAVFDRLCRVSGGHVRDLLQLLAQWLEEEMQLPLTAATLEGTIANRCNEMTLAISQEEWHLLNQVRQTKQVQDEVGYNKLIRSRMVFEYREDRTSWFDVNPILLESPNLTPDPS
- the dcm gene encoding DNA (cytosine-5-)-methyltransferase translates to MVSSYQGWNLTDAEREKYRQTSKASSQAKAKAMRGEGLTPVHEINHPNLNPEDLMPQLPKHGLRSLSLFSGGGGLDLGFERAGFDHIASYEVLEDAGKTLKQNRSNWTVFSGKSGDVRQVDWTIYRNQVDVVHGGPPCQPFSIAGRQQGKGDERDMFPEFVRAILEIRPSAFVAENVSALSSKKFNDYVFNEIQKPLLKQYNVLQITLYAPDFGIPQSRKRVFFVGFKDRNFFNKFVKPEPVYTWEHLVIKRHQTTSASSPEQLNLFELDHPQLKPCLGVREALGLPDIGVDALAPTLRSGLTGPRHTTSILNSSSAQKLWRTLEIWPNGVAANRENARLFVAKNKHFRLSVADCAILQGFPESWQFSGAVYMALGQIGNAVPPPLGYQVACAIHQALKPSTVQG